The genomic DNA ATGAACTCGATCAGCAGTTCGATTTCTGGAGTGAGGGAAACTATTTCGAGAACCACCAGGGAGGCGGAGAACGCTGGCTTCGGAGTCAAGCCAATCAGTGGTTCTATCTGCTGGAAAATGGGGATCTGCATCAATGGAATGGCAGTCTCGAAACAAGTCCGCTGATTGCAGCCTTGGGGGCCGCGGTTTACGAAGATCCGACGTTGCTGATTGATGTCGAATCAATTCCGGTAACGCTGCAGATGATCGGGAACGAATTGCATATCGACCCCGCTGAAACATTTGCTGGTGAATTCATGATTGAAATTCTGGCGACCGATGGACGAAACACAACCTCAGTCCAGTTTTCGGTATCGGTGATCAATCAACCCCCGATGATGGATTTGATCCCCGATCAGTTGCTGCTCGCCGAACAGACCGAAACGACCCTTCCGATGAACTTCAGTGATGCAGACGGAACCCCGCTGCAAGTGACCGTCGAAGTGCTTGATACCGCTTATCAACTCGATCAACAGTACGGATTCTGGTCGACTGGAGATTACTATCAGAATTATCACGGGATGCAGGAAAAATGGATCCGCGGCCAGAACAATCACTGGTACTACATACTCGAAAATGGAGATCTGTATTACTGGAGCGGAAGTTTCGAATCGAGTGTGCTGATTGAGACGCTTGATACAAGCTATTACGAGAATCCCGATATGCTTATTCAAGTAGAACCGATTCAGGTGACAGCGGAATTCATTGATGGTCAGCTGGTTATCAATCGCAGTTTGCTGCAGACAACCGCGTTCAGTCTGCGAGTCTTGATCTCCGACGGGATCGCAACCACCGAGCAATTAATTACTATTGAAATAGAACAGGCGGAATGATGTTTGAAACAGGCAATCCTGGAAAAGCAACTCGTATTGTAATGGTTCTAAACGCCGCGCTCGCGATACAGTTGTTTCAATGTGTTTCGATTTCCCTTGCTCAATCCACTGCAGTAGAGATTATCGAGGCAGACAGACTGAACCATGCCAGCGACGAATTTAACGATCCCGAAACACTCGCAGACTGGCAACGAATTTTCCAGACGGAACAGACCGAAGCCGATCAACTACAAAGTATTAATGTCGGCAAAACCAAACCGGGTTGGATGACCCTGATTCCGCACACAAGTACCTGGTATCAGGATTATCGGGGCGTGCTCGTCTTCAAAGAGATCACGGGGAACTTCGTTGTGACCACCCGAGCGGAAATTACGAATCGAGACCGTTCCGGCGCACCACGCTCACAATTTTCCCTGGGAGGTTTGATGGTGCGATCACCTCGTCATATCAATTCTCGTACCTGGCGGCCCGGTGGGGAGAACTATCTGTTTCTCTCCCTGGGAACAGCCAATAAGCCAGGAGAATTTGCATTTGAAGTGAAGACGACCCGCAACAGTGATTCTCAACTTAAAATTGAACCACTGTCTACTGGAGTGGCAGAAATTCGTATTGCTCGATTGGGATCACATTTTCTACTGCTGCGTCGTTTGCCGAACAGTCAATGGATGGTTCATCGTCGGTATCATCGTCCGGATATGCCAGAGAGCTTACAGGTCGGGTTCACCGTATACACCGACTACCCGAGCGCATCGAAATTTTCGCCAGCTCAGCAAAACAGCACCGTAATCCGGAGCGGGCGACCGGATTTGATAGCATCATTCGAATATTTTCGAATACGTGAGCCGATTGTTCCTGCCGAGTTCGCAGACCATCTGTTTACAGATGCCCGTTCTATTTCTGATGCAGAGTTGCTCAGTTTTTTGGGAAACGCAATAAAGTAAACGGAAATCGAATGTGTGGTGAGGGTCATATTTCACTCTTGTGCCGAGCCTGACTGCGAGATACGATTTTTAGTGATCGCAAGCGTTTTCAGGCTCTTTTTATTGTTGGCAATGAGTCGATCTTCAACCCCTATCATCACGTGAGTTTAATGGAAACCTCGGTCAGTTTACTCGATGCATTGCGTGTCGGAACAGACCAGCAAGCCTGGTCGAAGATGGTCGAGTTATACGCCCCGTTTATCCGTCAATGGTTGCGTGTCAAAGGCGCGGCAGCGCATGATATTGATGATATTGTTCAGGATGTTTTAAGCGTAGTATTGCGGCGGCTTCCAGAATTTGAAAAACAACCGCATAGCGGCGCGTTTCGGGGTTGGTTGAGGACGATCACGGTCAATACGATTCGCAATCACTGGAGGAAACAAAACAAACATCCCACTGCGACTGGAGGTTCGGATTTTCTATCCATGATCAACGAACTGGAAGATCCGCACAGCCAGATTAGCAAACTCTGGGATCTGGAACATAATACCCATGTCACTCGATATTTGCTCGATAAAGTGGAATCTCAGTTTCAGCCAAAGACATGGCAGGCGTTCCTGCAATTTGCTATCGAAGGCAATCCGGCTACTCAGGTGGCCGATAGGTTGGGGATCAGTGAAAATGCGGTTTTCATTGCCAAATCACGTGTGATGGCCGAACTCCGCAAACAGGGTGCCGGCCTGATTGATTGAATCGGCTTTCAAAAGGTTTAGCTTTGTGGAATTTTTGCAAGCACACCATCCAGATCCCGAGACGCTCGCCGCGTTTCTGAACGGCGAACTGACCGATGTGCAGCAGCAACAGATCGAAAGTCATGTCGAATCTTGTGAATACTGTTGCCAGCAGATGCGTGCAGTCCCCGCAGATCAACTCCTGACACAACTGCGGCATTATCATTCTTCAAAAGCTGGTGAAACTCTCGCCCTCGTTCAGCAGTCCGAGTTAGAAACCGATTCTGGCGAGTTTCATCTGGCATCGGAATATGTAAATCCTGAGGACATCGCAATCCCCTTCCCGCTACAGGAACATCCCCGATATCGCATCATCAAAAAACTGGGGGCAGGCGGGATGGGGGTTGTCTATCTGGCTGAACATCGAATGATGGCCCGGTTGGTTGCCCTGAAGGTGGTTAACGCTCAATTCTTGACTTGCCAGTCGGCACTCGATCGTTTTCATCGAGAAGTGAAAGCCGCTGCACGACTCACGCATCGCAATATCGTGACGGCATTCGATGCCGAGCAAGCCGACGATATCCATTTTCTGGTG from Rubinisphaera italica includes the following:
- a CDS encoding RNA polymerase sigma factor, translating into METSVSLLDALRVGTDQQAWSKMVELYAPFIRQWLRVKGAAAHDIDDIVQDVLSVVLRRLPEFEKQPHSGAFRGWLRTITVNTIRNHWRKQNKHPTATGGSDFLSMINELEDPHSQISKLWDLEHNTHVTRYLLDKVESQFQPKTWQAFLQFAIEGNPATQVADRLGISENAVFIAKSRVMAELRKQGAGLID